The DNA region GCCCAAGCAAAAGCAAAACAGGGATGCTCGTCGCCAGCATCATGATCTGGAAGAAATCCACCAGCCATTGCGTTTCAGGCGAAGCCCACCCCAGAAGTTCGCGCCCATAAATCCCTGCGCCGACGACCATGTCGTGCAGCACCATCACGCCGCCGATCAGCAGGCGCGTGAAAAACGACTCCTCTTCATCGCGCGGCTTTTCGTTCGGCAGCGTGGCTTGATATCCAAGTGATCGTACGCGCTTCTTCAATAATTTTGGACTGGTCGCCGCGGCATCATACGTCAGGTTGGCTTGATGCTGGATGAAACTGACTTCCGCATCCACCACGCCTTTGGTGCGCTTGAGTTGTTCACCCACCAGCCACGCACAGGATGAACACCACATCCCGCCCAATGTGATGGTAACGCTCTGCGCCTCTCCCTTGACTTGAACCTGCTCCCGCTCCCCAAGCGGACTCTCCGCCAGAAGCGCTGCCACCTCCCTGCACGATGGACAGCAGAATACATCTCCCATCTTGTTCGTGAGCGGATGCATGGTCGTCAACCCGCACAGCGAGCAGGTGAGGAGGGATTTTGAGTGGGATGTAGTGGCAGCAATGGTCATTGTTGATTACCAAAACATGAACGAGCCGAGCATGAAATGTTCGACCCAACCGAGCGAGGCAAATCCGCGCATGGCGAATTGAAAGCCGAAGAGCATCATTACCAGCGAAGCAAGTCCGCGGGAGAAGATACGGGAGGTGGATTTCCCCGCCAGCCATCTGACAGCGAACAAACTGGGGATGGTGGCAATGCCGAAGACGAGCATGGTCAGCCCGCCGAGCAGGATGCTCCCCGAAGCCATCGCCGCGACGAGCGCGGTCAGCACCAAGCCGCAGGGTAGGAGTCCCCACAGGAGACCGAGCAGGTACGGGCTGAGTCGTGAAGCGGATTTGTATCCGCGTATGGCTTTGCCCCAGCGTTGGGTTAATCCAGAAAATAAAAGTTCGGGTGAGGGAGTCAAACCGATGAATGCGGAAGCGAGATAAAAGGCGATAATGCCAAAGAGAATGGAGAGCGCGGCTTGCAATTTGTCGAGCGCGAAGAGGGTCTGACCGAACGCGCCGAAAATGAGCCCGAGTAATAAATAGGTGGTGATGCGCCCTGCGTGCACGAGAACCCACGCGAATTTATTTTGGAAAATGGGTTGGCGGTCAAAGAGAATGATGACGGCGCTGCACATCCCCACGCAATGACCGAGACTGCCAAGAAGACCGAGAAGGAAGGATGCAAGCATGGCGTTACCGATAAATTGCGTCATTGCGGATGGCGTTTCAGCGCCACCCGCAATGACATAAAAAGGAGAGCGTTACCGAATGAACCAGGTGCGACCCAACAGCCACCAGTTGCTGAGGTAGTAGATCGCGAACCATGCGAGGAAGGCGAAGACCAAAACGAGCGTGCCCTTCGGTTGGTTCTTGGGATGTTCCATCTGCTCGTCGGTGAGTTTGGTGGATTCGAGCAGGGGGTTTTCACTGCCGCCAATGAGCAGCATCTGCCCCGCTTCCATGCGCGGACCGGTGA from Anaerolineales bacterium includes:
- a CDS encoding sulfite exporter TauE/SafE family protein yields the protein MTQFIGNAMLASFLLGLLGSLGHCVGMCSAVIILFDRQPIFQNKFAWVLVHAGRITTYLLLGLIFGAFGQTLFALDKLQAALSILFGIIAFYLASAFIGLTPSPELLFSGLTQRWGKAIRGYKSASRLSPYLLGLLWGLLPCGLVLTALVAAMASGSILLGGLTMLVFGIATIPSLFAVRWLAGKSTSRIFSRGLASLVMMLFGFQFAMRGFASLGWVEHFMLGSFMFW